In Carettochelys insculpta isolate YL-2023 chromosome 21, ASM3395843v1, whole genome shotgun sequence, a single genomic region encodes these proteins:
- the LRRC26 gene encoding leucine-rich repeat-containing protein 26, producing MAGRNGPATFLTFLLLCPLPCPGCPAVCRCSFGEVDCSYRALRGVPENLPTNASAVWLGYNHIAVLQANSFLWQRALQSLSLRSNVLVSIHSQALAGLGELQELDLSNNFLTVLTAEIFLTLSGLVTLNVGNNRLGQLPPEVLRAVPSLQELYLHSNALKSLHSSVFLNLSALHSLTLQGNPWACTCDIQPLFLWLMSNRATIQEENSILCRFPEHLNQFPLLAIGNESFSHCQDSLLHPQDYTFILLIGPGSFLASILICLLLGSLAGGYQTLLKKLSHW from the exons ATGGCTGGCAGGAACGGTCCAGCCACTTTCCTGACCTTCCTCCTCCTgtgcccactgccctgccctggctgccccgcTGTTTGCAGATGCTCCTTTGGGGAAGTGGACTGTAGTTACCGAGCCTTGCGCGGCGTCCCTGAAAACCTCCCTACCAATGCCAGTGCCGTGTGGCTGGGCTACAACCACATCGCTGTCCTCCAGGCTAACTCCTTCCTCTGGCAGCGGGCGCTGCAGAGCCTCAGCCTGCGCAGCAATGTCCTGGTGAGCATCCACAGCCAGGCCTTGGCTGGGCtcggggagctgcaggagctggaccTGAGCAACAACTTCCTCACTGTGCTAACAGCCGAGATCTTTCTGACTCTCTCCGGCTTAGTGACTCTCAACGTAGGGAACAACCGGCTTGGCCAGCTGCCCCCGGAGGTGCTGAGAGCAGTGCCCAGCCTGCAGGAGCTCTATCTGCACAGCAATGCCCTCAAATCTCTGCACAGCAGTGTCTTTCTGAACCTGTCGGCCTTGCACTCCCTGACCCTGCAGGGCAACCCCTGGGCATGCACCTGTGACATCCAGCCCCTCTTCCTCTGGCTCATGAGCAACAGGGCCACAATCCAAG AGGAGAATTCGATCCTGTGCAGATTCCCAGAGCACCTCAACCAGTTTCCCCTGCTGGCCATTGGCAATGAGTCCTTCAGCCACTGCCAGGACAGCTTGCTGCACCCCCAGGACTACACCTTCATCCTGCTCATTGGCCCTGGCTCTTTCCTGGCCAGCATCCTCATCTGCCTCCTCCttggctccctggctgggggctaCCAAACCCTGTTGAAAAAACTTTCCCACTGGTGA